The Saxibacter everestensis genome has a window encoding:
- a CDS encoding MFS transporter, which yields MTSTQPGTSSALAVPITKVGARWIVLYFLAWFAIWIAQLTPTQLLLPEQVDAPNGPALWTDGVIYFSLVFAGGGVAAMITGPITGALSDRTLSRFGRRRPWMFSGLLIAALGVASLGFETSVPAIAVSWVVVSVGICMASAAYMALIADQVPLHQRGFASGIIGSTQAIGVIVGVGLVVLLSLSIRDGYLLMAGLLLAVGLPTVVLLPDAPLPAISQPAFTFRRIVAGMWVSPVRFPNFAWVLLSRALVNTGNALGTGLLLYFLIYGLGDADADDHLLLLISVYTVFVVIASIGGGKLSDRFGRRRLFIVVSAILQALSSILLAAMPSLGTALFSAALLGLGYGCFCSVDLALATEVLPAAEDRAKDLGIMNIAAMAPQAFAPMLGAWLVAITGGFSMLFLAGAVFSLFGAAALAPIRRTT from the coding sequence ATGACCAGCACTCAACCTGGGACAAGTTCCGCACTGGCGGTGCCGATTACAAAGGTCGGCGCCCGCTGGATCGTGCTGTACTTTCTGGCCTGGTTCGCGATCTGGATCGCCCAGCTCACCCCCACCCAGTTACTGCTGCCGGAACAGGTCGATGCCCCGAACGGGCCGGCCCTGTGGACCGACGGCGTGATCTACTTCAGCCTGGTGTTTGCCGGCGGCGGGGTGGCCGCCATGATCACCGGCCCGATCACGGGTGCGCTGTCCGACCGAACGCTCTCCCGCTTCGGCCGGCGCCGGCCGTGGATGTTCAGCGGGCTGCTGATTGCGGCACTCGGCGTGGCGAGCCTCGGTTTCGAAACGTCCGTTCCCGCCATCGCGGTCTCGTGGGTTGTTGTCTCGGTCGGAATTTGCATGGCATCAGCTGCCTATATGGCATTGATAGCCGATCAGGTACCGCTGCACCAGCGCGGCTTCGCCTCCGGAATCATCGGCTCGACACAGGCGATCGGCGTCATCGTCGGCGTCGGACTTGTCGTTCTGCTCTCGCTGTCAATCCGCGATGGTTACCTGCTGATGGCCGGGCTGTTGCTCGCCGTCGGCCTGCCCACCGTGGTCCTGCTGCCTGACGCGCCATTGCCGGCGATCAGCCAACCCGCGTTCACGTTCCGCCGGATTGTCGCTGGAATGTGGGTCAGCCCCGTCAGGTTCCCGAACTTTGCCTGGGTCCTGCTCAGCCGCGCATTGGTCAACACGGGCAACGCACTCGGCACCGGCCTGCTGCTCTATTTTCTGATCTACGGGCTCGGCGACGCGGATGCCGACGACCACCTATTGCTGCTCATCTCGGTATATACGGTCTTCGTGGTGATCGCGTCGATCGGGGGCGGCAAGCTCTCGGACCGATTCGGCCGCCGACGTCTTTTCATTGTCGTGTCGGCCATTCTGCAGGCGTTGTCCTCCATCCTGTTGGCAGCGATGCCGAGCCTCGGCACGGCGCTGTTCTCCGCGGCGCTGCTCGGCCTGGGATATGGCTGCTTCTGTTCGGTGGACCTCGCTCTGGCCACCGAGGTACTTCCCGCCGCCGAGGACCGCGCCAAGGACCTCGGCATCATGAACATCGCGGCGATGGCGCCGCAGGCTTTCGCACCGATGCTCGGCGCCTGGCTGGTCGCCATCACCGGCGGATTTTCAATGCTGTTTCTTGCCGGCGCCGTGTTTTCACTGTTCGGCGCCGCGGCGCTGGCGCCAATCCGGAGGACTACATGA
- a CDS encoding alanine racemase → MMHIPETAPASRPWLDATRYWPTHSRATAQLPAPLAVLDLDALAHNAHDMLRRANGMPIRLASKSVRVDAVIDAVLRLPGFAGILAFTLPEALRLAQRHEDVVVAYPTADREAIARLGASPRLASRVTLMVDSPDHLDLVDAVIPPRNRPDIRVALELDASYVVPMLPRIGVWRSPIRSATQAERAARVIASRPGFRLVGVMSYEAQIAGLANHPKGRPAYGAIVTALQRASWSELVERRGAAIAAIRNVSPLEFVNAGGTGSLERTSSDPSVTDVAAGSGLFGPHLFDNYSQFSPAPAFSFALDVVRKPTRDIATLLGGGWIASGPPAKDRLPQVAWPRGLKMIATEMAGEVQTPLTGAGRLAAGDRVWLRHTKAGELCEHVNEIVVVSEGDIVDRVHTYRGEGYAFL, encoded by the coding sequence ATGATGCATATACCCGAGACCGCCCCGGCCAGCAGGCCATGGCTCGATGCCACCCGGTACTGGCCGACGCACAGCCGCGCGACGGCACAGCTGCCTGCTCCGCTCGCTGTGCTCGACCTCGACGCCTTGGCACACAACGCGCACGACATGCTCCGCCGGGCAAACGGGATGCCGATTCGGCTGGCGAGCAAGTCGGTGCGGGTCGATGCCGTGATCGACGCTGTGCTCCGGCTGCCTGGATTTGCCGGGATTCTGGCCTTCACCCTGCCGGAGGCATTGCGGTTGGCCCAGCGGCACGAGGATGTCGTCGTCGCCTACCCGACGGCCGACCGTGAGGCAATCGCCAGGCTGGGGGCATCCCCGCGACTCGCCTCCCGGGTGACTCTTATGGTCGACTCCCCGGACCACCTCGACTTGGTTGACGCAGTCATTCCTCCGAGGAACCGGCCCGACATCCGGGTGGCACTTGAACTCGACGCCTCCTACGTGGTGCCGATGCTGCCGCGGATCGGAGTCTGGCGGTCACCGATCCGCAGTGCAACGCAGGCCGAGCGGGCCGCGCGGGTAATCGCCTCCCGGCCAGGCTTCCGGTTGGTTGGCGTGATGTCCTATGAGGCGCAGATCGCCGGACTGGCCAACCACCCCAAGGGGCGTCCGGCTTACGGCGCCATCGTCACGGCGCTGCAGCGTGCATCGTGGTCGGAGCTGGTCGAGCGGCGGGGCGCGGCGATTGCCGCCATCCGGAACGTCAGTCCGCTCGAATTCGTGAATGCCGGCGGCACGGGCTCGCTTGAGCGCACGTCATCGGACCCCTCTGTCACGGATGTCGCCGCCGGCAGCGGCTTGTTCGGTCCGCACCTCTTCGACAATTACAGCCAGTTCAGCCCAGCGCCGGCATTCTCCTTCGCGCTCGATGTCGTCCGCAAACCAACCCGGGATATCGCCACGCTGCTCGGTGGTGGCTGGATCGCCTCCGGACCGCCCGCCAAAGACCGGTTGCCGCAGGTGGCCTGGCCCAGAGGGCTGAAGATGATCGCCACCGAGATGGCCGGAGAGGTGCAGACCCCGCTGACCGGAGCCGGCCGGCTCGCTGCGGGAGACCGGGTCTGGCTGCGGCATACCAAGGCCGGCGAACTGTGCGAGCACGTTAACGAGATAGTCGTGGTCAGCGAAGGCGACATCGTTGACCGGGTTCACACCTACCGCGGAGAGGGCTACGCATTCCTATGA
- a CDS encoding TetR/AcrR family transcriptional regulator, with the protein MTRLKVADRRELLIDAALRLIERKGVAAASTRAIVAEAGMSLASFHYAFESHDELMARVVIRVTASESNAARASFTPGTSLEQTLEGCLTAFLDAVVECPEREQAMIELTQHALRTAGLGQLPARQYAEYYSAAEQMLTAVASHIGCTWRLPLPELARFVIALTDGITLCWLATRNRDAAETIVRHAASAIATHATPDADPTATARDSATHTAAAHDSATNTAAVARDSATHPAAVARDSATNTDPTAAAAGGSAYAEPTRQSPS; encoded by the coding sequence ATGACCCGGCTCAAGGTCGCAGACCGCCGAGAGCTGCTGATCGATGCGGCGCTGCGGCTGATCGAGCGCAAGGGCGTTGCCGCCGCGAGCACCCGGGCAATCGTCGCCGAGGCCGGGATGTCGCTGGCGAGCTTCCACTACGCCTTCGAATCGCACGACGAGCTGATGGCGCGAGTGGTCATCCGGGTGACGGCGTCGGAATCCAATGCGGCCAGGGCCTCTTTCACTCCCGGCACCTCACTCGAACAGACGCTCGAGGGCTGCCTCACCGCATTCCTTGACGCGGTGGTCGAATGTCCGGAACGGGAGCAGGCGATGATCGAGCTGACGCAGCATGCGCTGCGAACCGCCGGCCTGGGACAGCTGCCGGCGCGACAGTACGCGGAGTACTACTCCGCGGCCGAGCAGATGTTAACCGCCGTCGCCAGCCATATCGGCTGCACCTGGCGACTTCCGCTGCCTGAGCTCGCCCGCTTCGTTATCGCGTTGACCGACGGCATCACGCTGTGCTGGCTGGCGACCCGTAACCGGGATGCTGCCGAGACAATCGTAAGGCACGCCGCGTCCGCCATCGCCACGCACGCAACGCCTGATGCCGACCCCACCGCCACTGCCCGCGACTCCGCCACGCACACAGCCGCCGCCCACGACTCCGCCACGAACACAGCCGCCGTTGCCCGCGACTCCGCCACGCACCCAGCCGCCGTTGCCCGCGACTCCGCCACGAACACAGACCCGACCGCCGCCGCTGCCGGCGGCTCCGCGTACGCGGAGCCAACCCGGCAATCACCATCATGA
- a CDS encoding aldehyde dehydrogenase family protein → MQHERSQTADPQAVVSALRAGFGTGLSRPVAWRIRQLKALRRMLIERRTDFERALQDDLGKNATEAWLTEVGFTVNEIDHTLRHLRGWLRPRRRRVPLALQPANARTVFEPRGVVLIIAPWNYPLQLLLTPLVGALASGNVVLAKPSELAPATSSAIARWLPEYLDRRAVQVVEGGVAETTAILEQRFDHVFYTGNAAVGQIVMEAAAKHLTPVTLELGGKSPVYVDDSADITVSARRIAWGKFMNAGQTCVAPDYVLASAAVQARLVPALDAAIREMFGDDPTTSPDFGRIINERNYDRLTALLPEHSAIGGQANREARYIAPTVLPDADPSSAAMSAEIFGPILPLVTVDGAEEAVRFINSRDKPLALYLFSNRRDVRKKFVRETSSGGIVIGAPTMHLSVSQLPFGGVGHSGMGSYHGVHSIEAFSHQKAVLTKPLNPDTLRLVYPPFTKFRDTVIRRFIAPDRRK, encoded by the coding sequence ATGCAGCATGAAAGGTCGCAGACCGCCGATCCGCAGGCAGTGGTCTCCGCGCTACGCGCGGGATTCGGGACCGGACTGAGCCGCCCGGTCGCCTGGCGAATAAGACAGCTCAAGGCCCTGCGCCGAATGTTGATCGAACGTCGGACCGACTTCGAGCGGGCGCTGCAGGACGACCTCGGCAAGAACGCGACGGAAGCCTGGCTGACCGAGGTTGGCTTCACGGTCAACGAGATCGACCACACGCTCCGGCATCTGCGCGGCTGGCTCAGGCCGCGGCGGCGACGGGTGCCTCTTGCGCTGCAACCCGCCAACGCTCGCACGGTGTTCGAGCCGCGCGGTGTTGTTCTGATCATCGCTCCATGGAACTATCCGCTGCAATTGCTGCTCACTCCGCTGGTCGGGGCGCTTGCCAGCGGTAACGTCGTGCTGGCGAAGCCGAGCGAGCTGGCCCCGGCTACGTCGAGCGCAATCGCCAGGTGGTTGCCGGAATACCTCGATCGGCGGGCGGTTCAGGTTGTTGAGGGCGGCGTCGCTGAAACCACGGCGATACTTGAGCAGCGGTTCGACCACGTGTTCTACACCGGCAACGCAGCAGTGGGGCAGATCGTGATGGAAGCTGCGGCGAAGCATCTGACTCCTGTCACCCTGGAACTCGGCGGAAAGTCCCCGGTCTACGTCGACGACTCCGCCGACATCACGGTCAGCGCCCGAAGGATCGCCTGGGGGAAGTTCATGAATGCCGGCCAGACCTGTGTTGCGCCGGACTACGTCCTGGCCAGCGCCGCGGTGCAGGCCAGGCTGGTACCCGCGCTCGATGCCGCCATCCGGGAGATGTTCGGCGACGATCCAACCACGAGCCCGGACTTCGGCCGGATCATCAACGAGCGAAATTACGATCGGCTGACCGCGCTACTGCCCGAACATTCGGCAATTGGCGGGCAGGCTAACCGGGAAGCACGCTACATTGCGCCAACGGTGCTTCCGGATGCCGACCCGTCATCGGCCGCAATGAGCGCGGAAATCTTCGGCCCCATCCTGCCGCTGGTTACCGTGGACGGCGCCGAAGAGGCTGTGCGATTCATCAATTCCAGGGACAAGCCACTTGCCCTCTACCTGTTCTCCAACCGGCGCGATGTCCGGAAGAAGTTCGTCCGGGAGACGTCGTCGGGCGGCATCGTGATCGGCGCGCCGACCATGCATCTCTCCGTGTCGCAACTGCCGTTCGGCGGGGTGGGACACAGCGGGATGGGCAGCTATCACGGCGTGCATTCGATCGAGGCCTTCTCGCACCAGAAGGCTGTGCTGACCAAACCGCTGAATCCCGACACCCTCCGACTGGTCTATCCGCCGTTCACGAAGTTCAGGGACACCGTCATTCGCCGGTTCATCGCGCCGGACCGCCGGAAGTAG
- a CDS encoding GH1 family beta-glucosidase, whose product MTAFSPQDKTDLPDFPVFPADFRWGASTSAFQIEGALDEDDRGESIWDVFSNADGKIIDGSTAAIAADSYHRYPEDVALLDGLGVSDYRFSVAWPRVQPAGSGAVNLKGLDYYERLVDELLARDIAPIPTLFHWDLPTPVEDAGGWLSRDTAYRFADYAGLVADRLGDRVARWITLNEPAMTTLLGYATGRHAPGRALLFESLPTAHHQLLGHGLATSALRERGVREVGIANNHTLVVAASDSEPDRLAAEGYDMIYNRVFADPLLLGRYPDLTAFGFPEFPGLRPGDVDIIATPLDFYGVNSYNPTRIGAPAAGSEAAALGLPFDEVPFDATEVTGFGWPIKPAALTELLVKLTDRYPDVLPPIVITENGCSFPDRPENGRVEDTSRIGYLDGHIRAVHEALRRGADVRGYYVWSLLDNFEWAEGYTQRFGLYYVDFSTGERTAKASADWFRELIAASRQS is encoded by the coding sequence GTGACAGCTTTCAGCCCGCAGGACAAAACCGACCTTCCCGACTTCCCGGTGTTCCCAGCCGACTTCCGTTGGGGCGCGTCGACCTCCGCATTCCAGATTGAGGGTGCCCTCGACGAGGATGACCGCGGCGAATCCATCTGGGATGTCTTCTCGAACGCGGACGGAAAAATCATCGACGGATCGACCGCCGCCATCGCGGCAGATAGCTACCACCGCTACCCCGAAGACGTGGCACTTCTGGACGGTCTCGGCGTCTCGGACTACAGATTCTCGGTGGCCTGGCCTCGAGTACAGCCTGCGGGCTCCGGTGCTGTGAACCTAAAGGGCCTGGACTACTACGAGCGACTAGTCGACGAACTGCTCGCCCGAGACATTGCTCCCATCCCAACCCTCTTCCACTGGGATCTGCCGACGCCAGTCGAAGATGCCGGAGGCTGGCTCAGCCGGGACACCGCCTACCGGTTTGCCGACTACGCGGGCCTGGTCGCCGACCGGCTGGGCGACCGGGTAGCCCGGTGGATCACCCTGAACGAACCGGCGATGACCACTCTGCTCGGCTACGCCACCGGCCGTCACGCCCCGGGCCGGGCCCTGCTCTTCGAATCGCTTCCGACTGCCCATCACCAGCTGCTCGGCCATGGACTGGCGACATCCGCCCTCCGCGAGCGCGGCGTGCGGGAAGTCGGGATAGCCAACAACCACACCCTGGTCGTAGCCGCCTCGGATTCCGAGCCGGACCGGCTGGCGGCCGAAGGCTACGACATGATTTACAACCGGGTATTCGCCGATCCGCTGTTACTCGGTCGCTACCCGGACCTCACCGCGTTCGGCTTCCCCGAGTTTCCCGGCCTGCGACCGGGCGACGTCGACATCATTGCAACGCCGCTGGACTTCTACGGCGTCAACTCATACAACCCGACCCGGATTGGCGCACCGGCCGCCGGATCAGAAGCCGCGGCACTCGGCCTGCCTTTCGATGAGGTGCCGTTCGATGCCACCGAGGTGACCGGATTCGGCTGGCCGATCAAGCCCGCCGCACTTACCGAATTGCTGGTCAAGCTGACGGATCGCTACCCGGACGTACTGCCCCCGATCGTGATCACCGAGAATGGCTGCTCCTTCCCCGACCGGCCGGAGAACGGCCGAGTCGAAGACACCAGCCGGATCGGCTACCTGGACGGGCATATCCGCGCGGTGCACGAAGCATTGCGACGCGGTGCCGACGTGCGCGGTTACTATGTGTGGTCGCTGCTCGACAATTTCGAATGGGCCGAGGGATACACTCAGCGCTTCGGCCTCTACTACGTCGATTTCAGCACCGGCGAGCGCACGGCCAAGGCGTCCGCGGACTGGTTTCGCGAACTAATTGCGGCGAGTCGGCAATCATGA
- a CDS encoding D-arabinono-1,4-lactone oxidase — MTTTTNAGPPALWRNWGRSVAVTPRRIERPGSTADVQDILSRSPGDSVKAIGTGHSFSAIAEAAGVQLVMSGISGLVDVDRGSKQATFRAGTPLHQVGKLLQPYGLALENMGDIDRQTISGAFSTGTHGTGTTFRGLAGQLRAVLLVTADGQALPVSASDNPELWPAVRLGLGALGVVTELTVQCVDAFVLEATERREPLDEVLESFAERSADVDHFEYYWFPHTGAALTKTNIRRPADTPTRPLSLAGKWLDEELLANGLFSLTCRLGVRAPGLTPRVNRLAARLTGSRSFSGPSHDVFVSNRSVRFTEMEYAVPLGNVSEVVRRIRELIERKRWNISFPIEVRSAAADDILLSTAFGRSTGYVAVHRYFRERPDEYFQAVENIFREYGGRPHWGKLNYASTDYLAGVYPRFEDFLRVRDRLDPARRFGNRYLSRVLGD; from the coding sequence ATGACCACGACAACCAACGCCGGTCCGCCGGCCTTGTGGCGTAACTGGGGCCGCAGCGTGGCCGTCACGCCCCGGCGGATCGAGCGGCCGGGCAGCACCGCCGATGTTCAGGACATTTTGAGCCGGTCCCCCGGCGATTCGGTCAAGGCGATTGGCACCGGACATAGTTTTTCCGCCATCGCCGAGGCGGCTGGCGTCCAACTGGTGATGTCCGGGATATCCGGTCTCGTCGACGTCGACCGTGGATCCAAACAGGCGACATTCCGGGCAGGCACTCCGCTGCACCAGGTCGGCAAACTGCTCCAGCCATACGGCCTGGCGTTGGAGAACATGGGCGATATCGATCGGCAGACGATTTCCGGCGCTTTTTCGACCGGCACCCACGGCACCGGAACGACATTTCGTGGGCTCGCCGGCCAGCTGCGCGCGGTTCTGCTGGTGACTGCGGACGGTCAGGCTCTGCCGGTCAGTGCCAGCGACAACCCGGAGCTGTGGCCCGCGGTTCGCCTAGGTCTCGGAGCGTTGGGGGTCGTCACCGAGCTGACCGTGCAGTGCGTTGACGCCTTTGTGCTTGAGGCCACCGAACGTCGGGAACCGCTGGACGAGGTGCTGGAAAGCTTCGCCGAACGCAGTGCGGATGTAGACCATTTCGAATATTACTGGTTCCCGCACACCGGCGCAGCGCTGACCAAGACCAACATCCGCCGTCCGGCCGATACGCCAACCCGACCGCTCAGCCTGGCCGGCAAGTGGCTGGACGAGGAACTGCTGGCCAACGGTCTCTTCTCGCTGACCTGCCGACTCGGGGTCCGGGCACCAGGGCTGACGCCACGAGTGAATCGCCTGGCCGCCCGGCTGACCGGGAGCCGATCCTTCAGCGGCCCGTCACACGACGTATTCGTGTCGAACCGCTCGGTCCGTTTCACCGAAATGGAATACGCCGTACCGCTGGGCAATGTCAGCGAGGTAGTACGCCGGATCCGCGAGCTGATCGAACGCAAGCGCTGGAATATCTCGTTCCCGATCGAGGTGCGATCCGCCGCGGCGGACGACATCTTGCTGTCCACTGCCTTCGGCCGGTCGACTGGGTACGTGGCTGTGCATCGCTACTTCCGTGAGCGTCCGGATGAGTACTTTCAGGCGGTCGAGAACATTTTCCGGGAGTACGGAGGCCGGCCGCATTGGGGGAAGCTGAACTATGCCAGCACCGACTATCTTGCCGGGGTCTACCCTCGCTTCGAGGACTTTCTGCGGGTCCGCGATCGGCTCGACCCTGCTCGGAGGTTCGGAAACCGATACCTTTCCAGGGTGCTGGGCGATTGA